The genomic stretch AATTAGATTAAATTCTATATTTTACTCTATTTAATATGGTTAGAATTATATTTATTTATGTTCCATGACATTTAATTATGGTGATAAGATGAAGATAGTTATTACAGTTGGCGGTTCAATAATGATTAAAGATAATGATCACGAAAAATTCAGAGCTTATGCTGATGTTTTAAAAGATATGAACAGTGAAAATCAATTATTTATCGTTGTTGGTGGCGGAAAACCTGCTCGGGATTATATAGGAATAGCAAGAGGCCTTGAAGCTTCTGAAGCGGCCTGTGATGATATAGGTATAGATGTTACAAGATTAAATGCTAAACTTTTAATTATGGCTCTTGGCGAAGACGTGTATCCCCAGGTGGCAAAAAACTTCCATGAGGCACTAGAATTTTCAGTTAGCGGTAAAATAGTTGTAATGGGTGGAACTGAGCCTGCACACAGTACTGATGCTGTTGGAAGTATTCTTGCAGAATTTGTGGGGGCTGATCTCATGATTAATGCCACATCTGTAGATGGATTATATGATAAGGATCCAAACAAGTTTGAAGATGCAAAGAAGTTTGATGAAATAACCCCTTCAGAAATGCTTACCATTTTAAGCAGTAAAGAAAATAAAGCAGGTACGTATGAATTTCTGGATATGACTGCAATACAAATTATTAAAAGATCAAATATCAAAACATTAATTGTCAATGGAGAAAATCCTGAAAATCTTCAAAAAGCAGTTCTTGGAAATATAGGAACCAGCATAGTTCCTGATATCCAATAGCTAATTTTTCTTAATCTATAAATCAAATATTTGAGGTTGAGAAAGACCATAACTTGCAAATCTTTGATTTGCGCTATCGAAAGTAAACTTTCGATGCACCAAACACTTTTTGTTTGATTGCTCCAAAAATTCCCTCGAAAATCTACAATTTTCGGGCTGCAAAAACAATGTTTTTGCAAGCTTCGAATTTTTGAGAGGTTTTTCGAACCACAAATTAACAAATATGAGGTGTAAATATGACAAAACCACATAAACACTGCCCAATGTGCGGGACACCGATTCCAATGGACGAAAGATTCTGCTCTCCTAATTGTGAACGGGTGTTTGCAGAAAGACAGCAAAAAGTAATGCGTACAAGGAAAATAATGTATGTAGCCTTTGCAGTACTTATTATAATTTATCTTATATATGTTTTTAGAGGAAGACTT from Methanobacterium sp. encodes the following:
- a CDS encoding DUF2116 family Zn-ribbon domain-containing protein, whose product is MTKPHKHCPMCGTPIPMDERFCSPNCERVFAERQQKVMRTRKIMYVAFAVLIIIYLIYVFRGRLF
- the pyrH gene encoding UMP kinase encodes the protein MKIVITVGGSIMIKDNDHEKFRAYADVLKDMNSENQLFIVVGGGKPARDYIGIARGLEASEAACDDIGIDVTRLNAKLLIMALGEDVYPQVAKNFHEALEFSVSGKIVVMGGTEPAHSTDAVGSILAEFVGADLMINATSVDGLYDKDPNKFEDAKKFDEITPSEMLTILSSKENKAGTYEFLDMTAIQIIKRSNIKTLIVNGENPENLQKAVLGNIGTSIVPDIQ